In a genomic window of bacterium:
- the cas5c gene encoding type I-C CRISPR-associated protein Cas5c produces MSNWLSVRVKGEFACFTRPEAKVERVTYPIMTPSAARGILEAIFWHPQFVWRVHEIHVLSEVRTFSLVRNELNSKMSIGGSPLLIEEDRTQRHAVCLRDVDYAIYADVEVKPDVKDDPAKYRDQFRRRVERGQCFHRPALGCREFAAEFGPMPNRDTTIDWNEDLGLMLWDLDYKTDAKGNIKPPHSPLFFHAIVESGVLKVPNKPLGVER; encoded by the coding sequence ATGAGTAACTGGCTTTCCGTGCGAGTGAAGGGTGAGTTCGCGTGCTTTACGCGGCCAGAAGCCAAGGTAGAGCGTGTGACTTACCCAATAATGACGCCTTCGGCTGCGCGTGGGATATTGGAGGCCATCTTCTGGCATCCGCAGTTTGTATGGCGAGTCCATGAAATTCACGTGTTGTCGGAAGTGCGCACCTTCTCGCTGGTGCGAAATGAACTTAACAGCAAGATGTCTATTGGAGGTTCGCCTCTTCTGATTGAAGAGGACCGAACACAACGGCATGCTGTGTGTTTACGGGATGTTGATTACGCGATCTATGCCGATGTGGAAGTTAAGCCGGACGTAAAAGATGACCCCGCCAAGTATCGTGATCAATTTAGGCGTCGCGTTGAGCGCGGCCAGTGCTTCCACCGTCCAGCGCTCGGCTGCAGGGAATTTGCTGCGGAATTTGGTCCAATGCCTAATCGCGATACTACGATCGACTGGAACGAAGACCTCGGGCTGATGCTCTGGGACTTGGACTACAAGACTGACGCAAAGGGCAATATAAAACCTCCGCACAGTCCTCTCTTCTTTCATGCCATCGTAGAAAGCGGTGTTCTAAAAGTACCTAATAAACCGCTGGGGGTGGAGCGATGA
- the cas3 gene encoding CRISPR-associated helicase Cas3', whose amino-acid sequence MNKNLYAHTPGNSGSWHDLEQHCRAVSEMAAEFAAKFDASEVGRLLGLAHDLGKADQRFQNYLKAASENRQAERCPHAIGGSCVMAKELGPLALAVIGHHTGLIAIDEFSVRAASADSQTVKAAQDFAAAIGIHPKRPTLPTSANNPLDAEMLIRMSFSALVDADYLDTEHHMRGNVTRGKYPPVKDYAGQLREYVDQKTESAKLSTVNEVRRGVLEACRGAAGKPQGAFRLTVPTGGGKTLSGLTFALEHAQVHNLDRVIVAIPFTSIIEQTADQYTTVFGSENILEHHSALDFEEDDDCTRQLSAENWDCPLIVTTTVQLFESLLSKRPSHCRKLHNIARSVLVLDEVQMLPPHLLETTLDVLRQLIECYGVTVLFSTATQPDWSDVGAPLISEAVEIIAEPKKLFDQLRRVQYSFDGTLTPEQVATALLEHTQALAVFNTKKDAALVYDALEDSDALYLSTSLCGAHRRKVLEAVKARMSEGKPCRLVSTQVVEAGVDLDFPVVFRAMGPLSSIVQVAGRCNREGNQSEPGICHIFELTGGGSPKGAYRTAIDLTRSRIDRDIKRLDMPDVQSAYFHDLYRSTATDAKNIQQSRERLNYPKTAELYRLIDKNTTAAIVLSYAPKKIEQVLAAVHHGNISPRYAARKLSPYQVNLFEHQLRKAVQSGDARLDEPTGFYLWIGLYDKNLGISGSQIADPSDLII is encoded by the coding sequence CAGAAGTAGGCCGCCTTCTTGGTTTAGCACATGACCTCGGAAAGGCTGACCAACGATTTCAAAACTATTTAAAAGCCGCTTCGGAAAACCGACAGGCGGAAAGATGCCCACATGCCATCGGTGGCTCATGCGTTATGGCAAAAGAGTTGGGTCCGCTTGCACTGGCAGTAATTGGCCATCATACAGGTTTAATAGCCATTGATGAATTCAGCGTGCGTGCAGCGAGTGCCGACTCACAAACCGTGAAAGCTGCACAAGACTTCGCTGCTGCTATTGGCATCCATCCAAAGAGACCAACTTTACCAACATCGGCCAATAATCCTCTGGACGCCGAGATGCTAATCCGCATGTCTTTCAGCGCTTTGGTAGACGCTGATTATCTGGATACCGAGCATCACATGCGCGGAAATGTCACACGCGGCAAATATCCACCGGTTAAAGACTACGCGGGGCAATTGCGCGAATATGTTGACCAGAAAACAGAATCCGCGAAACTTTCCACTGTGAATGAAGTACGGAGGGGGGTTCTTGAAGCGTGCCGAGGAGCAGCAGGCAAACCACAAGGTGCTTTCCGCTTGACCGTGCCAACAGGCGGCGGCAAGACACTCTCAGGGTTAACTTTCGCCTTGGAACACGCTCAGGTGCACAATCTTGACCGAGTGATCGTGGCAATCCCCTTCACGAGCATCATCGAGCAAACAGCAGACCAATATACAACCGTATTCGGAAGCGAAAATATTCTTGAACACCATTCAGCATTAGACTTTGAAGAAGATGACGATTGCACGCGGCAGTTGTCAGCTGAGAATTGGGATTGCCCTTTGATCGTGACAACAACGGTGCAACTTTTTGAAAGCCTGCTGTCCAAGCGCCCTTCTCACTGCCGCAAGCTCCACAACATTGCTCGCAGCGTGCTTGTACTCGATGAAGTCCAGATGCTGCCTCCCCACCTATTAGAAACCACCCTTGATGTTCTGAGACAGCTTATCGAGTGTTATGGAGTAACGGTACTCTTTTCAACAGCCACCCAGCCGGATTGGAGTGATGTGGGAGCACCGCTAATCAGTGAGGCAGTTGAGATTATAGCGGAACCTAAAAAGCTTTTCGATCAGTTACGACGTGTGCAGTATTCCTTCGATGGCACGTTGACCCCGGAGCAGGTGGCAACAGCCCTGCTTGAGCATACGCAAGCCCTTGCAGTGTTCAATACGAAGAAGGATGCGGCACTTGTCTATGATGCTTTAGAAGATTCCGATGCCTTGTATTTAAGTACAAGCCTATGCGGAGCACACCGACGGAAGGTGCTAGAGGCAGTGAAAGCAAGGATGAGTGAAGGTAAGCCCTGTCGTTTGGTATCGACTCAGGTAGTTGAGGCGGGCGTTGATCTGGACTTTCCTGTTGTTTTCCGTGCTATGGGACCGTTGTCAAGCATTGTCCAAGTCGCCGGCAGATGCAACCGTGAGGGCAATCAAAGCGAACCCGGCATATGTCATATATTTGAATTAACGGGAGGCGGTAGCCCAAAAGGCGCGTACCGCACTGCAATTGACCTGACCCGTTCGCGCATAGATCGCGATATTAAGCGGTTGGACATGCCGGACGTTCAGTCTGCCTACTTCCACGATCTCTATAGAAGCACAGCAACCGACGCTAAGAACATTCAACAGTCCCGTGAACGTTTAAATTATCCAAAGACAGCTGAACTATACCGACTTATTGACAAGAACACCACCGCCGCGATCGTGCTTAGCTACGCACCGAAGAAGATCGAGCAAGTTCTCGCGGCTGTGCATCATGGGAACATCTCGCCGAGATATGCCGCGAGAAAGCTCTCCCCTTATCAAGTCAACCTCTTTGAACATCAATTGCGCAAAGCGGTTCAATCCGGTGATGCGCGATTGGACGAACCAACCGGGTTCTATCTTTGGATAGGGCTCTATGACAAGAACCTTGGGATTAGCGGTTCACAGATCGCTGACCCCTCCGACCTGATTATATAG